ATTCGCCAAATCCGATGCGATCTTTTTCAGATATATCTACCTTGCTCCTTGACTGGATTTCCTGAACTTGAGCTGCAATTTCTGGAAAGACATATCAAACCACATGTTAAACACAGTTAATATTATGGCATGTTCAGAGTTGTTATGAGACACTTATACACATGTGCAACTAGAGGTAAATAAGTTAACCAAATAATCCaatgataaaaatttgggTAGCAAAAAAAGCTGTAAATTATCTTATCTTTGAAATAATTGCCAATATGatgtaaatagaaaaacaatatTACCGTCGTACGTATTCGGTGCCTTATTATTCGCGTCCATTTTTAGAGCTTCTCCACTCTTCTTTACAACGCACTTTGTTGCCAGATCATGCATGAAgatttgttgctgctgtcaAATCAAATCTCAAATGCGTAGAAATGCAAATTATACATTTCATCGTCGAATTCCACcaaattgtgtgtgtctatagttTCTATTTGTAgacgaaagtttttttccgtttctgtattaaatattttttatagaaTAATAAATCTGTATTTATAAAATGGCCGGTGCGGACGTGCGGCTCCGGTCAGCCTCTCTTGACTCTTGACTCTTGAGTTGAGTCTTTAAacgcttgaaaaataatagttGAAGGCAATTTCTATCGAGTAAGAGTCATGAAATGCCTTTTTCCATACTATATTATGATTTCCTAATCCTTATTACTCATGGTTGTTATCGAATATCGAcgagtcaaatatttttcaatgattTCTACAGCATATTGGCAACAATGCAATTCGGATGTGCAGACGACATTCTTAGTAAGtattttgaaatgtcaaatgacaatattttcctttttgttgtcATAGTTTTAAGCTAATTTCAtagtttacaaaaaatatatttatctTGGTATAATATTGCTTAAACTATTTACTGGTGAAAAGTGTATTGTCGTGAAGGGAGACACATAAATTTTacgtgaaaatgaagaaaaacaatttgctCAAACTGTTAGTTGGCTCCCTTCTCACGTTCTCCTTCATTCGAGGGATTCAtcgttttgttttcgaatTGGAAGACAACAAATGCGAAATGACCTTCATGTTTGAATATCCGCAATATATTGTAAGAGTATTACTTCTGTCCTTATTAAAGattgccatttttaaaaattctgttattatagaaaatcaaattaaatgaacCAACATCAACTGAATTCCCTAATTACAACTTATTTGTTTACGGAGAAGGAGAGCAAGCTGAAAGATATAAAAAGGGTGAATTTACTGGAATTCCAGTTCTTTTTATACCAGGAAATGCAGGGTCTTATAAACAAGGTATAGTTTCACTATGTCATGAACTTGTTAtagcaaaaattaatttaatgtgTGGCAATTACAGTTCGGTCTCTTGCTTCTTTTGCTTATCGCAAATCTCTGGATTcaaagaaacattttcactttgacttttttacaattgatttCCATGAAGAGTTTTCAGCTCTGTATGGGGGTATACTGAAGCAACAAACTATGTTTACTAGTAGTTGTATTAACAGAATTCTTCATCTCTACAAATCTACTCATCACCAACAAAAGTCACTGCTTTTAATTGGCCACTCTATGGTTGGGTACTGACAAATTTAATATCCAACATTTTGtataattattctttatatatttcaGGGGGGAATGGTTGCTAAAGCAGTTTTTAGTGAAATGGATTTTGATTCTGCTCTAGTGACCACCATTATCACTCTAGCCACCCCACACAAAAGTCCTGTTATAGTGCTAGATGAGGACATGGACAGTTTTTATCAAGAAACCAGTACATTTTGGAACGAATCGACAAATCGAACAAAACACGTCGCTTTAGCATCAATCGGTGGAGCGGACAGAGATATTCAAGTTCGGTCTGGGCTTACTGCTGCTAATTCACCAACAATCAACGTTCTGgtaaattagcaacaattaaaatataaatttgttaaaatagaTTCAGTCAAAATGTAtaaattcgatttttatttgccaGACTACCGAAATGCCGACAGTTTGGCTTGCTGTTGATCATCTGTGTATAGGTACGGTACTAAGAAATGCTAATTACGCTTATTTGTGTAAGTAGTAATGTAGTGTTTAGTGTGGTGTAAACAGGTAGTTTCGACAGTAGTTCGATCTCTATTCGATATGGTTGAACCTTCAACGCAGAACTGGATTGAACGGGTTGATCTACGAAAAGAAATTCTCCTCTATCACCTCATGAAGGTTATTAATTaatccaaatttaaatttcatattttccaacattttttttttccaatttacaAAAGCGCAATGAAGGGAAAAGCTTTAAAAATTTCCTGAATGTAAGAGAAGTCGATTTTGATCCAGAAGGACGATGGAGAGAAGTTGTTGTGCCACATTTCACTGCCAGCAttgaacaagaaaaggaaaaatatagcAATAGCTATTATATGATTCCGTTAGTCGACAACGCTTATCGAGATCGTTTGGCGGCTGTAGCATCTGGACTACCCATTAAATATTGGGTTTTCGGCTGTGTTGCTTTGACTTGGCACAAAAATACTAGATTCTGGTAATTATCACACATTTTTTATGATGAATTTAatcttaaattttagtttttcttcatgtattgttgttttttaacactCTAATATGTAGTGAGCGCGGTATCGATTTATCACATCAAACTGTTCTGTTACCGAATGCCGGTGATTTTGTTAAGCGGAAGTTTGTCTACCTGGACTTGGTCAAACTCAAAGAGAATGGTTTCACTCATATTGTATTTTTAATCCCCAAAAGTTATCAAAAGGTACTTCGTTAAGTTCTTTTCtacaatttaatatttaataacttTTCATGTGTGCCTTTTACCATAGGGATCTATTTTGTTTGATGTGCACCGCTCTATTGATAGAAACGTTGAAATCCGCTTCCCTTTCGCAAGATACATCCCATTTGCTTCAGCTGGAAAGATAGTGGTTCCGAGTAACGCCGTTTCATTCAACGTAACTTTACCAGACCTCAATAGATCATGGCAGTCAATTTTCCTTAAGATCAACGGAAACGATTGTCCTatggaaaaaaatgcaattgtACGAAAAATTGTGCCATGGTCTCATGAAAGCCAATACTTTCTGTCAAATCAGAGCTTCTCTGTTCACCTTCATGTTCCTAAAGCTCCTGTCGATAGCGAATATGATTCAGTGCATCTTCAGTTTATCAGTCCCAATCCAAAATGCACTTACGAAATCGAGTATGAATTGCGGTTTTAAAAGATTCTTATAATTTATCATGTACATAttcataaattaaatttttttattattttcctaatAGAGTTTCTACTGACTGGATCGGCATGTGTGCCCAACTGGCCCGGTTTTAttcgccttttcttttgccgatgctatttgcaatttttttgtattgtttttcaaGGCAACTTAAAGAGAAACAATCTAATAATGCAGTCCCGTCCATTTTAACTTGCCTTGTCGAAATGCCAGTCATCAAAATGGCCCTTATTCCTGAGGCTTTCTCTATTTGCTTTGGGTATTACTTGTTGAATTTAATGAGACCatagtatatattttttaaattattgacaCTTTTAATACTTCTAGAATTATCGATTCGTTACATCTACCGGCGTGGCCTTTTCTGCCGTCCGATGAATTTCTTCTCCGGAATCATGGGCTTGGCTTTCCTTTCATGTACTTCATTCTTGGATTCATTGCCTGGAGTTTAGCCATCATGCTGTCCGTTATTTTCTGCCTGGGAATATATATTGGAGGAAATGTTTTGCACACCATAATAATCCGGTAATAAGTTTCTATCTTCGTAATTGGAAAATGTTTGCGTTTATTTAGTGTTTCTCTTCTAGATATCTGAGGAGTTCCTTCGGAATATCATTGATTGTTGCCGAGGTTGTAGCGATTGGCCTGTCTCGGATACCTTTAGTCATATCAGTGGCTCTCATCGCAATCGGATGCAGTACCTGCGGTTCCCTAGCGCTGTTTCTTGGCCTTGGTGTTTATATATGGAAGGTTATAACCATTCATTATATAAtagttaatttataatttttttttctatttcacaCCAACTAAGAGTTTTTAcgttttatttcaagttgTTCGATTATTTTGAGGACGAATTGGAATCTATGTTGGGTGACGAAGAAaaccaagaagttgatgaTGACTTTCATATTAATACAACAATATCCTTACTATGGTTTTCTACAGCCATCCTCAGTCTTCCAACTCTTGTTGTGTGGAGCACAAGCCCAAGGTattacttttaatttaaaaattttgttaatatgATTAAGTAACCACTAACCACTCTCTTatcctttttgtgtttttacaGCTTAACTTTGCCGAATGATTATTGGTTGGTCCCTAGTTTCGTCTGGAATATATGCGGAATGATGATTTTACAAAAATCGAAATCTGTCCATGATAGGTgcgtctctttttgtttttgtcttacaagataaaaaaatccgtttgatagttgaaatttaatgttgtttttctATATAAAATCGTAGTGCTGCTGGTTCCTATGGCTACTTGGGTAGCGCGTTCGCGGTTCTCTCCGTTTTATTGGTATCCTACAGTTTAGTCTCGATCTATCGCATCCAGTACTTTGTTACAGCTGCAATCACCATGTATGCTGCATTCAAGTACATAATTTGATTCTCCAGTTGTAAATGTATGTTGGTTTTTCTGGTAACCCGTTTGGCCGtattatctttttcttaacTAGTAGAATTCGCCAAAACtagtgtttccttttttttaaataattcttatcgtgataaaaataaaaacgacaaaagGTTCACGATTATTAATGGCTTCATTGTACGATTTAAGATTCTATATTGGAACATCAGAGGCAGGTATAATTCTcatagaaaattcattttagcacgttacatttcttttttaaagataaattTGTGTCGTAAAATGATgtcttcaaaattaattgaaatgtcaatcaaattaaaataaaagcaaaagaagaaaaactgacAATGGAATTCAGgacagaaaaattattatacaGAATGTGGGTGGACATTGAACTGAA
The sequence above is a segment of the Daphnia pulex isolate KAP4 chromosome 11, ASM2113471v1 genome. Coding sequences within it:
- the LOC124207670 gene encoding GPI inositol-deacylase-like gives rise to the protein MKKNNLLKLLVGSLLTFSFIRGIHRFVFELEDNKCEMTFMFEYPQYIKIKLNEPTSTEFPNYNLFVYGEGEQAERYKKGEFTGIPVLFIPGNAGSYKQVRSLASFAYRKSLDSKKHFHFDFFTIDFHEEFSALYGGILKQQTMFTSSCINRILHLYKSTHHQQKSLLLIGHSMGGMVAKAVFSEMDFDSALVTTIITLATPHKSPVIVLDEDMDSFYQETSTFWNESTNRTKHVALASIGGADRDIQVRSGLTAANSPTINVLTTEMPTVWLAVDHLCIVWCKQVVSTVVRSLFDMVEPSTQNWIERVDLRKEILLYHLMKRNEGKSFKNFLNVREVDFDPEGRWREVVVPHFTASIEQEKEKYSNSYYMIPLVDNAYRDRLAAVASGLPIKYWVFGCVALTWHKNTRFCERGIDLSHQTVLLPNAGDFVKRKFVYLDLVKLKENGFTHIVFLIPKSYQKGSILFDVHRSIDRNVEIRFPFARYIPFASAGKIVVPSNAVSFNVTLPDLNRSWQSIFLKINGNDCPMEKNAIVRKIVPWSHESQYFLSNQSFSVHLHVPKAPVDSEYDSVHLQFISPNPKCTYEIEVSTDWIGMCAQLARFYSPFLLPMLFAIFLYCFSRQLKEKQSNNAVPSILTCLVEMPVIKMALIPEAFSICFGIIDSLHLPAWPFLPSDEFLLRNHGLGFPFMYFILGFIAWSLAIMLSVIFCLGIYIGGNVLHTIIIRYLRSSFGISLIVAEVVAIGLSRIPLVISVALIAIGCSTCGSLALFLGLGVYIWKLFDYFEDELESMLGDEENQEVDDDFHINTTISLLWFSTAILSLPTLVVWSTSPSLTLPNDYWLVPSFVWNICGMMILQKSKSVHDSAAGSYGYLGSAFAVLSVLLVSYSLVSIYRIQYFVTAAITMYAAFKYII